A single window of Sporosarcina sp. FSL W7-1349 DNA harbors:
- a CDS encoding 2-keto-4-pentenoate hydratase, whose amino-acid sequence MTNASIEKATLLLDEAYQDHKEIEALSSTIPNLSIEDAYSIQLHRIQVAVDQGSIITGKKIGLTSLAMQSLLGVDQPDYGHLLASMEIPNGGAVSLRTLFQPKIEGEIAFVLKEDLAGPNVTIEQVMRATDYVVPAIEIIDSRIKDWKINLIDTVADNASCGLYVLGSNKVTINEIDLKSVTMQLLKNNEIVNEGKGTDVLGDPALCVAWLANKLYEYGVSLKAGEVILSGALSTAVVAEPGDTFVAKFSTLGEATVQFSK is encoded by the coding sequence ATGACGAATGCTTCAATAGAAAAGGCTACTCTATTATTAGACGAGGCTTATCAAGATCATAAGGAAATCGAAGCTCTTTCCTCAACAATTCCAAATCTGTCTATTGAGGATGCGTATTCAATACAACTGCACAGAATCCAAGTTGCTGTAGATCAAGGCAGTATTATAACGGGGAAAAAAATCGGTTTAACCTCGTTAGCTATGCAAAGTTTACTTGGTGTAGATCAACCTGACTATGGCCATTTACTGGCATCAATGGAAATCCCGAACGGAGGGGCAGTAAGTTTAAGAACGTTATTCCAGCCAAAGATTGAAGGCGAAATAGCCTTTGTATTAAAAGAAGATTTAGCTGGTCCCAACGTGACGATCGAACAGGTAATGCGTGCAACAGATTACGTTGTACCCGCAATTGAAATTATAGATAGTAGAATAAAAGATTGGAAAATCAATCTGATCGACACCGTGGCGGATAACGCATCATGTGGTTTATATGTCCTCGGTTCCAATAAGGTCACTATCAACGAAATTGATTTAAAAAGTGTAACAATGCAACTGTTAAAAAATAACGAAATCGTGAATGAAGGCAAAGGTACTGACGTGTTGGGTGATCCCGCGTTGTGTGTAGCTTGGCTTGCTAATAAATTATACGAATATGGTGTCTCATTAAAAGCCGGTGAGGTCATTTTATCTGGAGCACTATCTACTGCAGTTGTGGCGGAGCCCGGGGATACATTTGTTGCTAAATTCTCAACATTGGGCGAAGCTACTGTGCAATTTTCAAAATAG
- a CDS encoding DNA topoisomerase III yields MSKSVVLAEKPSVARDIARVLGCHKKGNGFLEGNQYIVTWALGHLVTHADPEGYGNEYKEWKLEHLPIIPEPFKLVPIRQTSKQYNAVKALLRRNDVKEVIIATDAGREGELVARWILEMAKVRKPIKRLWISSVTDKAIKDGFNQLKDGRQYDHLYEAAVARAEADWVVGINATRALTVKYNAQLSTGRVQTPTLAMIAERERQIREFQSKSYYGLQALTETARFTWHTKAGQTQSFDKEVVENVLHKLDGVHSGKVLDVKSTPKSQPAPHLFDLTELQKEAHRRWGWSAKETLSTLQNLYERHKAVTYPRTDSKHLTSDMAGTLKERIRAVDIGPYRKSVNALLRSNATKPQKGVIDDKRVSDHHAIIPTEETPILQDLSDKENRLYDLIVKRFLAVFFGAFRYDQVTVELEAGGEMFKAKGRTITDEGWKKVYSTDEEEADSDALPPFQKGDEVKIRAIVMTDGQTKPPARFNEGTLLAAMENPVQFMAGESKDLIKTIGETGGLGTVATRADVIERLFSTFVIEKKGNDIYTTSKGRQLLELVPEDLKSPALTAEWEQGLTKIAKGQMKKEAFMKDMIDFSKKTVSEIKTDDKKFRHDNVTGKTCPDCGKLLLEVNGKRGKMLVCQDRECGHRRNVSTLTNARCPVCKKKLELRGEGDGRIFVCKCGHREKLSAFEKRRANSGGKKADKRDVQKYMKKQEEPVNTAMADALKKLFEE; encoded by the coding sequence ATGTCCAAATCTGTAGTATTAGCTGAAAAGCCATCGGTCGCCCGTGATATTGCGCGGGTGCTCGGTTGTCATAAAAAAGGAAATGGGTTTTTGGAAGGAAATCAATACATCGTCACTTGGGCGCTTGGCCATTTGGTGACGCATGCCGATCCGGAGGGCTACGGGAATGAATATAAAGAATGGAAGCTCGAACATCTCCCGATCATTCCAGAACCATTCAAACTGGTGCCGATTCGTCAGACGTCCAAGCAATATAACGCGGTGAAAGCCCTGCTTAGACGGAACGATGTCAAAGAGGTGATCATTGCAACAGACGCTGGTCGGGAAGGGGAGCTTGTCGCCCGCTGGATTCTGGAGATGGCGAAAGTCCGCAAACCGATCAAGCGGCTCTGGATTTCCTCGGTGACGGATAAGGCGATCAAGGACGGGTTCAATCAATTGAAAGACGGTCGCCAATATGACCATTTGTACGAAGCGGCTGTTGCCCGGGCGGAGGCGGACTGGGTGGTCGGCATTAATGCGACGCGGGCGCTTACAGTGAAATACAATGCCCAGCTCTCGACAGGGCGTGTCCAAACGCCAACTCTTGCCATGATTGCGGAGAGGGAGAGGCAGATCCGCGAATTCCAGTCGAAATCCTATTACGGATTGCAAGCGTTGACAGAAACAGCAAGGTTCACTTGGCATACGAAAGCGGGCCAGACTCAGTCTTTCGATAAAGAAGTCGTTGAAAACGTCCTTCACAAGCTGGACGGGGTTCATTCCGGAAAGGTGCTTGATGTGAAATCAACTCCGAAATCACAACCCGCTCCGCATCTGTTCGATTTGACGGAATTGCAGAAGGAAGCCCATCGCCGCTGGGGCTGGTCGGCGAAAGAGACGTTGTCTACGCTTCAAAATCTATACGAACGTCATAAAGCGGTCACCTACCCACGGACCGACTCAAAGCATTTGACGTCCGACATGGCGGGGACGCTAAAAGAGCGCATCAGGGCAGTCGATATCGGACCGTACCGGAAGTCGGTCAATGCGCTGCTTCGCTCCAATGCCACGAAGCCGCAAAAAGGTGTCATCGATGACAAGCGGGTGTCCGACCACCATGCCATCATTCCGACGGAGGAAACACCGATTTTGCAAGACTTATCCGACAAGGAGAATCGCCTGTATGACCTGATCGTCAAACGGTTTTTGGCTGTCTTCTTCGGCGCGTTCCGTTATGATCAAGTGACGGTAGAACTCGAGGCGGGCGGAGAAATGTTCAAGGCGAAAGGCCGGACGATCACGGACGAAGGTTGGAAAAAAGTCTATTCGACAGACGAAGAAGAAGCGGACTCCGATGCGCTTCCGCCTTTCCAAAAAGGCGACGAAGTGAAAATCCGAGCGATTGTCATGACGGACGGACAAACGAAACCGCCTGCCCGTTTCAATGAAGGGACGTTGCTTGCGGCAATGGAAAACCCGGTGCAATTCATGGCAGGTGAATCGAAAGACCTGATTAAAACAATCGGTGAAACCGGCGGACTCGGGACGGTAGCAACTCGGGCAGATGTCATTGAACGGCTTTTCAGCACTTTCGTCATCGAGAAGAAAGGCAACGACATCTACACGACATCGAAAGGCCGCCAACTGCTTGAACTTGTTCCGGAAGATTTGAAATCACCCGCGCTGACGGCAGAATGGGAGCAAGGGCTGACGAAAATCGCAAAAGGTCAAATGAAAAAAGAGGCCTTCATGAAAGACATGATCGATTTCTCCAAAAAGACCGTTAGCGAGATCAAAACGGATGATAAGAAGTTCCGTCATGATAATGTGACTGGGAAAACATGCCCTGACTGCGGCAAACTGTTGCTGGAAGTGAACGGCAAGCGCGGCAAGATGCTTGTCTGTCAGGATCGGGAATGTGGACACCGCCGCAACGTCTCCACATTGACGAACGCCCGATGCCCGGTGTGTAAAAAGAAGCTGGAATTGCGCGGGGAAGGCGATGGCCGGATTTTCGTTTGCAAATGCGGACACCGTGAAAAACTGTCCGCCTTTGAAAAACGACGGGCCAACTCCGGAGGTAAGAAAGCCGACAAGCGGGATGTGCAAAAATATATGAAGAAACAAGAAGAGCCTGTGAATACGGCAATGGCGGATGCATTGAAGAAATTATTCGAAGAGTAA
- a CDS encoding transposase, with translation MRKQRKWNPKFFDHVVMRGNNRQDIFLDGRDVAAFFRVLHYTYEKYPFTIIAYCIMNNHYHLLIRSPEVQLSKVMAYINRRYSEMFKKKYQYTGHLYESRYFSVMVITPRSLLKVSRYIHRNPIDTKTPMVKRMEDYPYSSFYLYKNSSNAPYPFLDLEYLPTLLYKTHEKTSDAYCSYCEEEKDSEVPNSEENEKQSML, from the coding sequence GTGCGAAAACAGAGAAAGTGGAATCCGAAATTTTTCGATCATGTCGTCATGCGTGGAAATAATCGGCAAGATATATTTCTTGATGGGAGGGATGTAGCGGCATTTTTTCGGGTTCTTCATTACACTTATGAAAAGTATCCGTTTACGATTATTGCCTATTGCATCATGAATAATCATTATCATCTCCTCATCCGTTCACCAGAAGTACAGCTTAGTAAAGTGATGGCTTATATAAATCGGCGTTATAGCGAGATGTTCAAGAAAAAATATCAGTATACAGGGCACCTCTATGAAAGTCGTTATTTTTCGGTGATGGTTATCACCCCTCGATCGCTCTTGAAAGTCAGCCGCTATATCCACCGCAACCCAATCGACACGAAAACCCCAATGGTGAAGCGGATGGAAGATTATCCTTATAGCTCATTTTATCTTTATAAAAATAGCAGCAATGCACCGTATCCATTTCTGGACCTGGAATACCTGCCTACACTCCTATATAAAACACATGAAAAGACATCCGATGCCTATTGCTCTTATTGTGAGGAGGAGAAGGACAGTGAAGTACCCAATTCAGAGGAGAATGAAAAACAGTCCATGTTATAA
- a CDS encoding NADPH-dependent FMN reductase, translated as MKVLFVDGTIIGSKTGAVLETVRQYIEETGYGYNLELLKLADYDHQFVDGRPANAYNDDMQKLVKKFEEADGYILATPIFQGSIPGVLKNTFDLLHPHTLRYKPVSIVANGGTYQHYLVVENQLKPILDYFRCLVTPNYVYTHASHFDETNKIIDEDVHNRLRELARVFVQYAEMSKVLPKKALDEQ; from the coding sequence TTGAAAGTTTTGTTTGTGGACGGGACCATTATCGGCAGCAAAACGGGTGCAGTACTGGAAACAGTCCGGCAATATATTGAAGAGACCGGCTATGGCTACAATCTGGAACTACTCAAATTGGCAGATTACGACCATCAATTCGTCGATGGTCGCCCTGCGAATGCATATAATGATGACATGCAGAAGCTGGTGAAGAAGTTCGAAGAGGCGGATGGCTATATTTTAGCGACGCCCATTTTCCAAGGGTCGATACCGGGTGTGTTAAAGAATACTTTTGATTTGCTCCACCCGCACACATTACGGTACAAACCAGTTTCCATCGTGGCGAACGGCGGCACGTATCAGCATTATTTAGTGGTCGAAAATCAGCTGAAGCCGATTTTGGATTACTTCCGTTGCCTCGTCACACCGAATTACGTTTACACCCATGCCAGCCATTTCGATGAAACGAATAAGATTATTGATGAAGATGTGCACAACCGCTTGCGCGAGTTGGCAAGAGTATTCGTCCAATATGCGGAAATGAGCAAGGTATTGCCTAAAAAAGCATTAGATGAACAATAA
- a CDS encoding cation:proton antiporter gives MFDSILFDLMLIILLGILSQWMAWKYRMPAIVIMSVAGLLVGPVFGLIDPQESMGELFGPIISFAVAIILFEGSLNLDFREIRGFSKPVGRIVTVGAFIAWIAGSLAAHYLAGLSWAVAFIIGGLFIVTGPTVILPLLRQAKLKPRPAAILKWEGIVVDPFGALLAVFAFEFIKFLNSEVTLKALLLFFAASLFAVLLGWGAARIIGSAFERGSIPEFLKAPILFVVVIFTFVLSDEIMHETGLLAVTAMGMTMANMRLTTLHDVRHFKENISVLLISGIFVMLTASLDPHVLIEIFNPNIILYVLAMLFIVRPLSIWISTIGTDLNNREKHLIGWIAPRGIVALTVSGYFATILLENGYQDAELLTALTFALVFSTVVLHGFSIGWLAKRLNLTTADESGVLLVSGTRFAAELAVSIKETENAVMLVDRSWAGLSHARKRGLTSHVGDILSEQIEYHLDLTPYRYMLAMTKVDTYNAHICADFAPDLGREHLFQTAFHVGKDVESFNITGGQTLFTPAISIYDLEERMDSGHVIRKTLITKQYSYTQYLRERDDTSILLYIHRADGSIEFYSPNFELQAQAGDAVIALTSPFKTIERVKDRLAAENGEDAVPVEEIEDFFTEEKKPGKPKIPGEAPLSQR, from the coding sequence GTGTTTGATTCGATATTGTTTGATCTGATGCTGATCATTTTGTTAGGGATTTTATCGCAGTGGATGGCTTGGAAATACCGGATGCCGGCGATCGTCATCATGTCGGTTGCAGGTCTATTGGTAGGTCCGGTTTTCGGGTTGATCGACCCGCAGGAAAGCATGGGTGAGCTGTTCGGGCCGATCATTTCATTCGCGGTTGCAATCATTCTGTTTGAAGGCAGTTTGAATTTGGACTTCCGGGAAATCCGGGGTTTCAGCAAGCCGGTCGGCCGGATTGTGACGGTGGGGGCGTTCATCGCTTGGATTGCCGGTTCGCTCGCCGCCCATTATTTGGCAGGACTTTCTTGGGCCGTTGCTTTCATTATCGGTGGGCTTTTCATTGTTACGGGGCCGACTGTCATTTTGCCTTTATTGCGGCAGGCGAAGTTGAAGCCGCGTCCCGCTGCTATTTTGAAATGGGAAGGAATCGTAGTGGATCCGTTCGGGGCGCTGCTGGCTGTGTTCGCGTTCGAATTCATTAAATTCCTGAATAGTGAAGTGACACTGAAAGCATTGCTTCTGTTTTTTGCCGCTTCCCTATTCGCCGTCCTTCTTGGCTGGGGGGCTGCCCGCATCATTGGCAGTGCGTTTGAACGCGGCAGCATCCCGGAGTTTTTGAAAGCACCGATTCTGTTCGTCGTCGTCATTTTCACATTTGTATTGTCGGATGAAATCATGCACGAGACGGGCTTGCTGGCTGTGACAGCGATGGGGATGACGATGGCCAATATGCGGTTGACGACACTCCATGATGTGCGCCATTTCAAGGAGAATATTTCCGTACTGTTGATTTCAGGAATCTTTGTCATGTTGACGGCGTCTCTTGACCCTCATGTGCTCATCGAAATCTTCAACCCGAATATTATACTGTACGTACTTGCGATGCTGTTCATCGTCCGGCCTTTGTCAATTTGGATTTCGACCATTGGCACCGATTTGAATAATCGGGAAAAGCATTTAATTGGCTGGATTGCGCCCCGGGGTATCGTGGCGTTAACCGTTTCCGGTTACTTCGCGACCATTCTGCTGGAGAACGGCTATCAGGATGCAGAATTGCTGACAGCCTTGACGTTTGCGCTCGTCTTTTCAACAGTTGTTTTGCATGGGTTTAGCATCGGCTGGTTGGCGAAACGACTGAATTTGACTACGGCGGACGAATCGGGAGTACTTTTGGTCAGCGGCACTCGGTTTGCGGCTGAACTGGCGGTCTCCATCAAAGAGACGGAGAATGCCGTGATGCTCGTCGATCGATCTTGGGCAGGGCTGTCCCATGCGAGGAAGCGTGGATTGACTAGTCATGTTGGGGATATCTTATCGGAACAGATTGAATACCATTTGGATCTGACGCCGTATCGGTATATGCTGGCGATGACGAAGGTGGATACGTATAACGCGCATATTTGTGCGGATTTTGCACCGGATTTAGGACGTGAGCATTTATTCCAGACGGCCTTCCATGTCGGGAAAGATGTGGAGTCGTTCAATATTACGGGAGGGCAAACGCTTTTCACGCCTGCCATTTCCATCTATGATCTGGAGGAGCGGATGGATTCGGGGCATGTCATCCGCAAGACGTTGATTACAAAGCAGTATAGTTATACACAATATTTGCGGGAGCGGGATGATACCTCGATCCTTTTGTACATTCACCGGGCGGACGGATCGATCGAGTTTTATTCGCCGAATTTCGAGTTGCAGGCGCAGGCCGGGGATGCGGTCATTGCCCTGACATCGCCGTTCAAGACGATCGAGCGCGTCAAAGACCGGTTGGCAGCGGAGAATGGGGAGGACGCGGTTCCTGTAGAGGAAATCGAGGACTTTTTCACGGAAGAGAAAAAGCCGGGAAAACCGAAAATTCCGGGCGAAGCGCCACTTTCCCAGCGCTAG
- a CDS encoding SE1832 family protein: protein MNKSQLESEIAELKMDYVNLQGDIEKLESTGNDQSVQKAEARLAAMEEKLAELNKQLAQFS, encoded by the coding sequence ATGAACAAAAGCCAATTAGAATCCGAAATTGCCGAATTGAAGATGGATTATGTGAATCTCCAAGGAGATATCGAGAAACTCGAATCCACCGGGAACGACCAATCCGTCCAAAAAGCCGAAGCCCGCTTGGCAGCGATGGAAGAAAAGCTGGCCGAGCTGAATAAACAACTAGCCCAATTTTCTTGA
- a CDS encoding phospholipase D family protein yields the protein MTKTQRKRFRNYAKPIVIGMLLLYGLLYIGVIVWHTYKPLPDGISYEGDLHFTDHVDMFTDLTYAQNEDGDGMAHELSIFEEVYKMVDEAEEFIVLDFFFLDHHYDEDVDFPKIAQTLTERLIAKKEENPGVRIVFITDPVNTGYGSYESEWFTKMEKAGIEVVYTDLDPLRDSTPIYSGLYRTLFRWGDLEKKGWIPNAMASEAPEMTLASYMKLLNVKANHRKTFVTEKAALVTSGNPHDASGFHGNVALKVEGSVLNDILEAEEAVLAYTNGGSLPRVKVEEPADGDYAVQYITEKKIFDALLHDIRMTQSGDTIRMGMFFIAERQLVNALVDAANRGVHVEMILDPNENSFGNEKSGLPNRPVVQEMVEDTDGKLEVRWYNTVIGQYHTKLVVIQTAEETYITNGSANLTERTLDNYNLEGNLRVIAPNDSELAQELDSYFHRLWENEDAMYTVDMEKYQNEFTFLQRGIYSLQSWLKLTTY from the coding sequence ATGACAAAGACACAGAGGAAACGCTTTCGGAATTATGCAAAGCCGATTGTAATTGGAATGCTGCTGCTCTACGGATTGCTCTATATCGGGGTCATCGTATGGCATACATATAAACCGTTGCCGGACGGCATTTCCTATGAAGGGGATTTACATTTCACAGACCACGTGGACATGTTCACGGACTTGACGTACGCCCAGAACGAGGACGGCGATGGGATGGCGCATGAGTTGTCGATTTTTGAAGAAGTCTATAAGATGGTGGACGAGGCGGAGGAATTCATCGTCCTCGACTTTTTCTTTCTCGACCATCATTACGATGAAGATGTGGACTTTCCGAAAATTGCACAGACGTTGACGGAGCGTTTGATTGCTAAAAAAGAAGAGAATCCCGGAGTCCGTATTGTGTTCATTACCGATCCGGTCAATACGGGATACGGTTCATATGAATCGGAATGGTTCACCAAAATGGAGAAGGCTGGAATCGAGGTCGTATATACCGACTTGGATCCACTTCGGGATTCGACTCCAATCTATTCGGGGTTATACAGGACCCTGTTCCGCTGGGGGGATCTCGAGAAGAAGGGATGGATCCCGAACGCAATGGCAAGCGAGGCGCCTGAAATGACGCTGGCTTCCTATATGAAATTGCTGAATGTGAAGGCAAATCACCGGAAGACGTTCGTTACGGAAAAAGCGGCTTTGGTCACCTCCGGCAATCCGCATGACGCGAGCGGTTTCCATGGCAATGTCGCGTTGAAGGTGGAAGGCAGCGTTTTGAATGATATTTTGGAGGCGGAGGAGGCCGTTCTCGCTTATACTAACGGAGGTTCGTTGCCGCGGGTGAAAGTCGAGGAGCCGGCGGACGGGGATTATGCAGTGCAATATATTACCGAGAAAAAGATCTTTGATGCGTTGCTTCATGATATTCGGATGACGCAATCCGGTGATACGATTCGGATGGGGATGTTTTTCATAGCTGAACGGCAGCTCGTCAATGCGCTAGTCGACGCGGCGAACCGCGGGGTGCACGTGGAGATGATTTTGGATCCGAACGAAAACTCTTTCGGAAATGAAAAATCCGGTCTGCCGAATCGTCCCGTCGTGCAAGAGATGGTGGAAGACACGGATGGAAAGCTGGAAGTCCGCTGGTATAACACGGTGATCGGTCAATATCATACGAAATTGGTCGTCATTCAGACGGCCGAGGAAACATACATTACGAACGGTTCTGCGAATCTGACGGAACGGACACTGGATAATTATAATTTGGAGGGGAACTTGCGGGTGATTGCCCCGAATGACAGTGAATTGGCCCAAGAGCTGGACTCCTATTTTCATAGGCTGTGGGAGAACGAGGATGCCATGTATACGGTGGATATGGAAAAATATCAGAATGAGTTCACGTTTCTCCAACGAGGCATCTATTCATTGCAAAGTTGGCTGAAGTTGACGACCTATTGA
- a CDS encoding RNA polymerase sigma factor, translating into MNQNLNELYEEYGRYIYHLCLKLTRNKEEAEDLMQDVWVKVVRYSGRMADVDHMKAWLTTICMNTFRDRYRKDVRRSKHVMNQPETLDVPLLDLVESDGPTPPELLERNDIQVRVQEKISELDHIYKKTIEYFYVYQYSLMEIAEVMKVSIGTVKSRLFRAKKYLKEILMEDNTVRDYVIA; encoded by the coding sequence ATGAACCAGAATTTGAACGAACTATATGAAGAATACGGACGATACATATATCACCTATGCTTGAAACTAACCCGCAACAAAGAAGAAGCGGAAGATCTGATGCAGGATGTTTGGGTGAAAGTCGTCCGCTACAGTGGACGGATGGCGGATGTCGACCATATGAAAGCCTGGTTGACGACAATTTGCATGAACACATTCCGTGACCGATACCGGAAAGACGTCAGACGCAGCAAACATGTGATGAATCAACCCGAAACACTCGATGTGCCGCTGTTGGACTTGGTGGAAAGCGATGGACCGACACCACCTGAGCTGCTGGAACGAAACGATATTCAAGTACGGGTACAAGAAAAAATCAGCGAGTTGGATCATATTTACAAAAAAACGATTGAATACTTTTATGTCTATCAATACTCTTTGATGGAAATTGCAGAAGTGATGAAGGTGTCGATCGGCACAGTGAAATCCAGACTGTTCCGAGCCAAAAAATACTTGAAAGAAATCCTTATGGAAGACAATACTGTTCGCGACTATGTCATCGCGTAA